Within Quercus lobata isolate SW786 chromosome 5, ValleyOak3.0 Primary Assembly, whole genome shotgun sequence, the genomic segment TCcatttttgtcactaaaatatttattctattaaatatattattaaaaaaaaattaatgagtgTGACAAAGTTTTCCTTTAAACCAATTTTGAATAAACCATTTTTGACACATAATTAGTTTTATAATTGCCATGTCCAAAATAGTATACATACCATAtttcaaggacaaaaaaaaaaaaagtgtcaaaaaTTTGTGAGTTACCATTCTTTTCAGGGTGTTCAATGAGATCAAGTAGAGGGTTGTAAATATCAAGATAGACCATTCTGCTATTAGGCATGTCCTTGTTAAGGGAATCCAACAAGGTAGTCAGTTTAGCATTGAACAACATTGCTAGCTGATTGTGGCCTTCTCCACACTGTCTGTGTAATCCTCCGGCAACAGTTCTTTGTGATGGCACACATCCGATTGGCGGAGCTCCGAATACTCCAATCCTTCGTGCTCCTAGTGAATAAAGTTCCTTGAAAACATAACGAGGGACGTCAAGTATTATTATTGTTCTTGtcagtttatttttagaaacgAGGGTATTGAAAACTTATGGTTATTATGAGGTCTTGTTATTCTTGTCAATGTCATtcctttttggttctttggtaaTAGGAATAGGAAAGCAACACTATTGCTACAGTAATGAGCTTGAGTGTGACCAAGAAAGTTGTgtcattgaaatttgaaatttaattgataGGATGAAACCTTACCTTCAAGAATTTGGTAGCGTACTTAAGCATAAGGTCAGTGTAGGAAGCAAAATCGTACTTGTATCTTCGTGAAGTAGGTCCAAAATATACATTGGCAATGTCGCAGCTACTCAATGAAATGAGATATAGACTTCTGGTTAAGATGAAGTTTGTCCTGTTTACTCCAACAATTCCTTGAAGCCTCACAATGTATTCTTTCAACATTCCAAGTTGATCGGACATCGACCAGGTTaactttgataaaaaaatatatatcaaaaaaaatgataaaaagggAAATACATATTACAAACAAACCGTGagtgcacccaaaaaaaaagaaacaaaagtatTGTGCATGTACCGCTATTTTGGGTGTCAAGGGATCATATCCAGAGCCACCAGAAGCGAAGCAAACACCTGTAATGAGGTCTTGAGTTTGCAGGCTTGGATCCAAATATGCAGGTAAAAGCTCTTTAATTTCCAATTCCGCTgctaaaagttgaaatggaataaaaaagtGAACTTTGGGCACGGATTAAggaaatttataaaaagaatgaaaaattctattttgacTCTTATGTATTCTAAAAGTTCAAGTGCGTTTGGAACAACTTATTTGTAGTAGCTtgtttgtataatatttatcaaaatatatagctTATTTGTataaactttcaattttgttttttggtgtaagtcaaaaatataacttatataaaaagtagaaagaaaaaaaaggggggaaaattacatttttttccaGCTTAAACTATACCACATTTTACACTTACCCCCTTAAACTACAAAAATGCACAATCAGCACTCTAAAACCAAAACCTTGTAGTACTTAAACCCTATCACTTTCCCAAATAAGTTCGACAAAAAACAGTCACATGAGTTGCGCATGACACCAACTGGCATGGAACCCACTAATCCCAGCTAAAATGATTGAAatgcacccccccccccccataaaacccaaaacaaatccccacttttttcctaaaatctTGTTTGgctagagagaaaagaaaattaatagaaatatgaattcaaaaaacAGTGCCACTAAAATGAACAATAATTGTGAGGGGCATTTCGGTCATTCTAGGTAAGCTTAGAGGGTTCTATTTTAGCGGTGTTACTTGAAACTCATATAACTCAAGTGACTATGGGGTGTTTGGTAGCAGTGTTCAAGTATTGttcaaaatgatgtgaaaattgtggtttaaaaagtgttgtgaaaatacatatttaaagTACTCATAATGTAAAAAATGTGTCTGATATCAtatttcaataacatattttaaaatatgaaaaaagataattgaattttggtattagtgtgtatttttttaaaagtaaaaaatatctGACAAGAAAAGTATAGTTagtactattttattttatgagcctGTTCACTCgacctttcttttttccttctctcagtAGTTAGTGCTCTTTGTCCTTCTGAACCCCAGGTCCTAGcttctttgcttttcttttgttgtttctttcttttgtttgctctaaatgtttgatttggtttgtgttttgtggACGAAGGTTAAACttaaatgggttttgtttttggggttTGAGGTTCTGGGGGTGTTTGGTAGTGTATTTTGAACaacagtttttagtgtttaaacaatattcCCTGTATTTCTAtacactttttcatccacacgtatttctaaaaaatacaaacaatgttactagaacAATATTACCCAATAGACCCTATTtctatggattttgttttgttggtggGGTTAAATTCAACTGGGTTTTAgttaatttgaaagaaaaagaccACCAAAACAGcaaacccaaataaataaataaaataaaataaaaaaagaatgaagaagaccTTCGACCACCAGTGTGGGTTCGTGCAAGAgagataggaaaaaaaaaaagaaaaaaaaaaagaaaaagaaagaagaagacaaaaagtGGGTTTCGTgcaagagagggaaaaaaaagtcat encodes:
- the LOC115988970 gene encoding GDSL esterase/lipase EXL3-like isoform X2 — translated: MHSLFVNSHPCSILLFNLILLVLFYNTTAVIKLPPNETYPAIFVFGDSTVDTGNNNNRITPTRANYSPYGYDFKGKVATGRFSNGKVPSDMIAELEIKELLPAYLDPSLQTQDLITGVCFASGGSGYDPLTPKIALTWSMSDQLGMLKEYIVRLQGIVGVNRTNFILTRSLYLISLSSCDIANVYFGPTSRRYKYDFASYTDLMLKYATKFLKELYSLGARRIGVFGAPPIGCVPSQRTVAGGLHRQCGEGHNQLAMLFNAKLTTLLDSLNKDMPNSRMVYLDIYNPLLDLIEHPEKNGFKIAEKGCCGTGIIEVGPICNPLSTICTDVNDYVFWDSFHPTERAYKIITSQVLKNDGNRLFGHQ
- the LOC115988970 gene encoding GDSL esterase/lipase EXL3-like isoform X1, with product MHSLFVNSHPCSILLFNLILLVLFYNTTAVIKLPPNETYPAIFVFGDSTVDTGNNNNRITPTRANYSPYGYDFKGKVATGRFSNGKVPSDMIAAELEIKELLPAYLDPSLQTQDLITGVCFASGGSGYDPLTPKIALTWSMSDQLGMLKEYIVRLQGIVGVNRTNFILTRSLYLISLSSCDIANVYFGPTSRRYKYDFASYTDLMLKYATKFLKELYSLGARRIGVFGAPPIGCVPSQRTVAGGLHRQCGEGHNQLAMLFNAKLTTLLDSLNKDMPNSRMVYLDIYNPLLDLIEHPEKNGFKIAEKGCCGTGIIEVGPICNPLSTICTDVNDYVFWDSFHPTERAYKIITSQVLKNDGNRLFGHQ